The following are encoded together in the Actinomycetota bacterium genome:
- a CDS encoding ATP-dependent 6-phosphofructokinase — translation MRVGVLTGGGDAPGLNAVIRAIVRKGIDVYGNAIVGFRDGWRGPLEGDFVSLTVESTRGILHRGGTILGTSRTNPFKSEDGAQRVIETLQTHKIDALIPIGGEDTLGAAAKLAAEGVNVVGVPKTIDNDLSGTDYTFGFDTAVQIATEAIDRLHTTAESHHRVMVVEIMGRHAGWIATYAGIAGGADIVLIPERPFDIDQVAKSIRKRTSRGRTFSIVVVAEGAVPAEGTLVTQGAETDEFGHAKLGGIANLLAAELETRTGYETRVTILGHVQRGGTPTAFDRVLATRYGVAAIDAVSRGEFGVMVALRGQDIVTVPLAEATAQLKTVDPAIFEVAEVFFG, via the coding sequence ATGCGAGTCGGGGTGCTCACGGGCGGGGGGGATGCTCCGGGGCTCAACGCGGTCATCCGCGCCATCGTCCGGAAGGGGATCGACGTCTACGGCAACGCCATCGTCGGGTTCCGCGACGGGTGGCGGGGACCGCTCGAGGGCGATTTCGTCTCGCTCACCGTCGAGTCGACGCGGGGGATCCTCCACCGCGGGGGGACCATCCTGGGCACGTCGCGGACGAACCCCTTCAAGAGCGAGGACGGCGCGCAGCGGGTCATCGAGACCCTCCAGACCCACAAGATCGACGCCCTCATCCCGATAGGGGGCGAGGACACGCTGGGGGCCGCCGCGAAGCTCGCCGCCGAGGGGGTTAACGTCGTCGGCGTCCCCAAGACCATCGACAACGACCTGTCGGGCACCGACTACACCTTCGGTTTCGACACGGCCGTGCAGATCGCGACCGAGGCCATCGACCGGCTCCACACCACGGCCGAGTCGCACCACCGGGTGATGGTCGTGGAGATCATGGGCCGGCACGCGGGGTGGATCGCCACGTACGCGGGGATCGCCGGGGGCGCGGACATCGTCCTGATCCCCGAGCGCCCCTTCGACATCGACCAGGTGGCGAAGAGCATCCGCAAGCGAACCTCACGCGGCCGCACCTTCTCTATCGTCGTCGTCGCGGAGGGTGCGGTCCCGGCGGAGGGGACGCTCGTCACCCAGGGGGCCGAGACCGACGAGTTCGGCCACGCGAAGCTCGGGGGGATCGCCAACCTCCTGGCTGCGGAGCTGGAGACGAGGACGGGGTACGAGACCCGGGTGACCATCCTCGGCCACGTGCAGCGGGGAGGGACCCCCACCGCGTTCGACCGCGTCCTCGCCACGCGCTACGGGGTGGCCGCGATCGACGCCGTGAGCCGGGGGGAGTTCGGGGTGATGGTCGCGCTGCGCGGCCAGGACATAGTCACCGTCCCCCTCGCGGAGGCCACCGCCCAGCTGAAGACCGTCGACCCGGCCATCTTCGAGGTCGCCGAGGTCTTCTTCGGCTGA
- the glpK gene encoding glycerol kinase GlpK has product MRFVLSVDAGTTGVTALLVGPDARVHASAYREFPQYFPQPGWVSHDAEEIWTATRTAATEALTRGGVAASEVAAIGITNQRETAVVWDRATGRPIDHAVVWQCRRTAARCDELRASGHEPTIRDRTGLVADAYFSGTKVEWLLDTNEGAREAAERGDLAFGTVDSWLIHRLTGGRVHATDPSNASRTMLFGLRTLDWDPEMLSLLRVPAAVLPEVMPSSGRFGVTDPDAFGGAEIPISGVAGDQQAALFGQGCHQPGRSKNTYGTGSFLLLNTGSEPPPVTEGLLSTVAWTVDGRTDYALEGAIFVTGASLQWLRDGLGVISSYDEAEPLAASVPDAGGVVFVPAFVGLGSPYWDPYARGTVTGLTRGSTRAHLVRAAIEAMAHQSVDVMEAMERASGTSATELRVDGGAVRMDLLCQLQADLGGVPVLRPEIRETTALGAAFLAGLAEGVWDDLEDLDRSWRLDRRFEPAADPSARRVERDRWRRAVERARAWETPSQ; this is encoded by the coding sequence GTGAGGTTCGTCCTCTCGGTCGACGCCGGCACCACCGGGGTGACCGCCCTGCTCGTGGGACCCGACGCGCGCGTCCACGCGTCGGCCTACCGAGAGTTCCCGCAGTACTTCCCTCAGCCGGGGTGGGTCTCCCACGACGCCGAGGAGATATGGACGGCCACCCGCACGGCGGCCACCGAGGCGCTCACCCGCGGGGGCGTGGCCGCCTCCGAGGTAGCGGCCATAGGCATCACCAACCAGCGTGAGACGGCGGTGGTCTGGGACAGGGCCACCGGGCGCCCGATCGACCACGCGGTCGTGTGGCAGTGCAGACGGACGGCCGCCCGGTGCGACGAGCTGCGCGCGTCCGGACACGAGCCCACCATCCGGGACCGGACGGGCCTCGTCGCCGACGCGTACTTCTCGGGCACGAAGGTCGAGTGGCTCCTGGACACGAACGAGGGCGCGCGCGAGGCGGCGGAGCGCGGGGACCTGGCCTTCGGGACGGTCGATTCCTGGCTGATCCACAGGCTGACCGGCGGACGCGTCCACGCGACCGACCCATCGAACGCCTCCCGCACGATGTTGTTCGGCCTACGCACGCTCGACTGGGACCCGGAGATGCTCTCGCTCCTGCGGGTCCCCGCCGCCGTGCTCCCGGAGGTGATGCCCTCGAGCGGCCGGTTCGGCGTCACCGACCCCGACGCCTTCGGCGGCGCGGAGATACCCATCTCAGGCGTGGCGGGCGACCAGCAGGCTGCCCTCTTCGGACAGGGCTGCCACCAGCCCGGCCGGTCGAAGAACACCTACGGGACGGGGTCGTTCCTCCTGCTCAACACGGGATCGGAGCCGCCCCCGGTGACGGAGGGCCTCCTCTCGACCGTCGCCTGGACCGTGGACGGCCGCACCGACTACGCGCTCGAGGGGGCCATCTTCGTGACGGGGGCCTCCCTGCAGTGGCTGCGCGACGGCCTGGGCGTGATCTCCTCCTACGACGAGGCGGAGCCTCTCGCGGCGTCCGTCCCCGATGCGGGAGGCGTGGTATTCGTCCCGGCCTTCGTCGGGCTGGGCTCCCCGTACTGGGATCCCTATGCCCGCGGGACCGTGACCGGTCTCACCCGCGGCTCGACGAGGGCGCACCTCGTCCGGGCGGCGATCGAGGCGATGGCCCATCAGTCCGTGGACGTGATGGAGGCGATGGAGCGGGCCTCCGGGACGTCCGCCACGGAGCTGCGCGTGGACGGAGGCGCCGTCCGGATGGACCTGCTCTGCCAGCTCCAGGCGGACCTGGGGGGCGTCCCCGTCCTGCGCCCCGAGATAAGGGAGACGACCGCTCTGGGAGCCGCCTTCCTGGCCGGCCTGGCCGAAGGCGTGTGGGACGACCTGGAGGACCTGGACCGCTCCTGGCGCCTGGACCGGCGATTCGAACCGGCCGCGGACCCGAGCGCGCGCCGGGTCGAGCGCGACCGGTGGCGCCGCGCGGTGGAGCGGGCGCGGGCCTGGGAGAC
- a CDS encoding GntG family PLP-dependent aldolase, translating into MSVVDLRSDTVTQPTPQMRAAMAAAEVGDDCYGEDPTVNRLQELAAGLTGKEAALYVPTGTMANQIALRVFARPGAEVVCESDCHLIHHESGATAILSQMQLRGLPGRDGVLAPGQVEEALRPPDPFQPPTAAVAIENTHNAAGGTVWTVDEVAAVSDVTRQAGLPLVLDGARLFNACAATGAEPDRYARHADVVTLSLYKGLCAPMGSVVCGSREVLDPAWTYRRIFGGALRQAGVVAAAGIVALERMRDVLHADHEHARLLAERLAEAAPAGTVPLDRVQTNMVLFRAGADAGRVLAGLRERGVLAGLIAPGTVRFVTHHDVDRAAVEHAAEAFAEVVGG; encoded by the coding sequence GTGAGCGTCGTCGACCTGCGCTCGGACACCGTCACGCAGCCGACCCCGCAGATGCGGGCGGCGATGGCCGCCGCCGAGGTGGGAGACGACTGCTACGGCGAGGACCCGACCGTGAACCGACTGCAGGAGCTCGCCGCGGGGCTCACGGGCAAGGAGGCCGCGCTGTACGTCCCGACGGGGACGATGGCGAACCAGATCGCGCTGCGGGTCTTCGCGAGACCCGGGGCCGAGGTGGTCTGCGAGTCCGACTGCCACCTGATCCACCACGAGTCGGGGGCCACCGCGATCCTCTCGCAGATGCAGCTGCGGGGACTGCCGGGGCGCGACGGTGTCCTGGCTCCCGGACAGGTGGAGGAGGCCCTGCGTCCCCCCGACCCCTTCCAGCCCCCGACCGCCGCCGTGGCCATCGAGAACACCCACAACGCGGCCGGCGGGACCGTCTGGACCGTCGACGAGGTGGCGGCCGTCTCGGACGTGACCCGGCAGGCCGGGCTCCCGCTCGTGTTGGACGGCGCCCGACTTTTCAACGCCTGCGCGGCCACGGGAGCCGAGCCCGACCGCTACGCGCGCCACGCCGACGTGGTCACGCTCTCGCTCTACAAGGGTCTCTGCGCGCCGATGGGCTCGGTCGTCTGCGGGAGCCGGGAGGTGCTCGACCCCGCCTGGACCTATCGCCGGATCTTCGGGGGTGCCCTCCGGCAGGCGGGCGTCGTGGCCGCCGCCGGGATCGTGGCGCTCGAGCGGATGCGCGACGTCCTGCACGCCGACCACGAGCACGCGCGCCTGCTGGCCGAGCGCCTGGCGGAGGCCGCTCCGGCGGGAACGGTACCGCTCGACCGCGTGCAGACCAACATGGTGCTCTTCCGTGCGGGTGCCGACGCGGGGCGGGTCCTGGCCGGGCTGAGGGAGCGGGGGGTCCTGGCCGGACTGATCGCGCCCGGGACGGTGCGGTTCGTGACGCACCACGACGTGGATCGCGCAGCCGTCGAGCACGCGGCGGAGGCGTTCGCGGAGGTGGTCGGGGGCTAG
- a CDS encoding transglycosylase family protein, protein MKARIRAAWPGDDEKAIRVVGCETAWTYNPRMTSSNGRYFGLWQFDAETWQRNGGRGDPRDHTPEEQTRVAWNLFQARGWAPWPHCGAD, encoded by the coding sequence GTGAAGGCGAGGATCCGGGCCGCCTGGCCCGGCGACGACGAGAAGGCGATCCGCGTGGTCGGGTGCGAGACCGCCTGGACCTACAACCCGCGCATGACGTCCTCGAACGGACGCTACTTCGGCCTGTGGCAGTTCGACGCGGAGACCTGGCAGCGCAACGGCGGACGGGGGGACCCGCGGGACCACACGCCGGAGGAGCAGACGAGGGTGGCCTGGAACCTGTTCCAGGCTCGCGGCTGGGCTCCCTGGCCGCACTGCGGCGCCGACTAG